The following nucleotide sequence is from Desulfovibrio sp. JC022.
TAAAGGCGGCAAAGTTCTTTTCATCGGCACCAAGCGTCAGGCTCAGGAAGCTATCGCTGCTGAAGCAAGCCGTGCAGGCATGTTCCACGTGACTCACCGCTGGATGGGCGGAACTCTCACTAACTTCCAGACCATCAAGAAAAGCATCGATCGCCTCAAAAAGCTCGAAGAAATGTTCGAAGACGGTTCCATCAAACGTTTCCCCAAAAAGGAAATCGTAATGATGGGTCGTGAGGTTAAAAAACTTAACCTCGCACTCGGCGGTATCAAAGACCTTAACGGTTCCCCCGCTGTTGCTTTCGTAATTGACCCCAAGCGTGAGCAGATCGCTATTCAGGAATGCCGCAAACTCGGTATCCCCGTAGTTGCAGTAGTAGACTCCAACTGCGATCCTGATATGGTTGACTACATCATTCCCGGTAACGATGACGCTATCCGCGCCATCAAGCTCTTCGCTTCCCACATGGCTGATGCCTGCCTCGAAGGCGCAGCTCGCCGCAAGGAAGACAAAGCTATGGAAGCAGAAGAAACCAAAGCTGCTGAGAAAGCTGTAGAAACTGAAGCTAAAGAAGAAACTCCTCAGGAGGCAAAATAATCATGGCTATTACCGCACAGAT
It contains:
- the rpsB gene encoding 30S ribosomal protein S2, producing the protein MAYVTMKQMLETGVHFGHQTRRWNPKMRPYIFGARNGIHIMDLQQTVKLFRKAHDFIADNVAKGGKVLFIGTKRQAQEAIAAEASRAGMFHVTHRWMGGTLTNFQTIKKSIDRLKKLEEMFEDGSIKRFPKKEIVMMGREVKKLNLALGGIKDLNGSPAVAFVIDPKREQIAIQECRKLGIPVVAVVDSNCDPDMVDYIIPGNDDAIRAIKLFASHMADACLEGAARRKEDKAMEAEETKAAEKAVETEAKEETPQEAK